One window from the genome of Cumulibacter soli encodes:
- a CDS encoding TRAP transporter small permease, translating to MTDENLSSETDASRESFDKWYSVWGHVKVVGAVISGLAVFGMMLLIVADVIARNWLGGSISGSFEYVQNYFMPLAVFPGLAYVYGSGVLPRMDLLKEKMRGKFGSGVTYAHLVLELLLFGILLYLTLGHSIDGAQRGVAFSAGGDLYPLWPVYFLVPLSMLMILIETVFVFVRNVRADGPPELSVISHEAEGV from the coding sequence ATGACTGACGAAAATCTCAGCTCCGAAACCGACGCGTCGCGGGAGTCCTTCGACAAGTGGTATTCGGTGTGGGGCCACGTGAAAGTCGTTGGCGCGGTGATCAGTGGGCTTGCAGTGTTCGGCATGATGCTGCTGATCGTGGCCGATGTGATCGCGCGGAACTGGCTGGGCGGATCGATCTCGGGATCCTTTGAGTATGTGCAGAACTACTTCATGCCGTTGGCCGTGTTCCCGGGGCTGGCGTACGTGTACGGGTCCGGCGTACTGCCGCGGATGGACCTGCTCAAGGAGAAGATGAGGGGGAAGTTTGGCTCGGGAGTGACCTACGCGCACTTGGTGCTGGAACTCCTGCTCTTCGGGATTCTGCTGTACCTGACGTTGGGTCATTCGATCGACGGCGCTCAACGTGGGGTGGCGTTCTCTGCGGGCGGTGACCTGTATCCGCTGTGGCCGGTGTACTTCTTGGTGCCGCTGTCGATGTTGATGATCCTGATCGAGACGGTGTTCGTTTTCGTACGGAACGTCCGTGCCGACGGGCCACCTGAACTATCGGTAATTTCGCATGAGGCGGAGGGCGTCTAG
- a CDS encoding lysylphosphatidylglycerol synthase transmembrane domain-containing protein encodes MTSSAPEEVGGKKHTTRRIVQLFVVLGLLAAVVFFGIDKLPAWADIVDALGSASPLLVCGGLLAAGGALVASALGQQVLTRTLGGELTLTRSVLISSAGSTIATAVPLGGPVSVAFTVRWLALSGISAATATAVAVIAGALSIIALCVMGLIGLISIWVPWLTDHVEGTLGYTAIVVTIIAAVRFVAGRGVFGRLARGIHRRAPSTIAGWLSRMAAAVRSMISDLKTLHTRVLIRTTIVLAFRWVFDIACLVCMTAAVGLNLEPVDAVIAYLTVQVTRQITILPGGVGIVEVALASALIVQGAAAGPAAAAVLLYRLASQWLPMLLGVGPLVWLMRRERTADAQRAALAP; translated from the coding sequence ATGACCTCCTCGGCCCCCGAAGAGGTAGGTGGAAAGAAACACACCACCCGACGTATCGTTCAACTCTTCGTGGTTCTCGGCCTGCTCGCAGCGGTGGTGTTCTTTGGTATCGATAAGCTGCCGGCCTGGGCCGACATTGTCGACGCGCTCGGCTCGGCGTCCCCTCTCCTGGTGTGCGGGGGTCTGCTCGCCGCAGGCGGAGCGCTCGTTGCATCGGCGCTCGGTCAGCAAGTACTCACCCGGACCCTCGGCGGCGAACTTACGCTCACCCGCTCCGTCCTGATCTCATCGGCAGGCAGCACGATCGCGACCGCCGTGCCACTCGGCGGCCCCGTCTCGGTGGCATTCACCGTCCGTTGGCTAGCGCTTAGCGGGATCAGCGCAGCCACCGCGACTGCAGTCGCGGTGATCGCCGGCGCACTCTCAATCATTGCGCTCTGCGTCATGGGACTCATCGGACTCATCAGTATCTGGGTCCCATGGCTCACCGATCACGTCGAGGGGACCCTCGGCTACACCGCAATTGTCGTGACGATCATTGCTGCCGTCCGTTTTGTCGCCGGACGCGGAGTCTTCGGCCGACTGGCTCGAGGCATCCACCGCCGAGCGCCGAGCACCATCGCCGGATGGCTCAGCCGGATGGCCGCCGCCGTCCGGTCCATGATCAGCGACCTGAAGACTTTGCACACGCGGGTCCTGATCCGTACGACGATCGTGCTCGCGTTCCGTTGGGTCTTCGACATCGCGTGCCTGGTGTGCATGACCGCCGCCGTGGGTCTGAACCTTGAACCAGTTGACGCCGTCATCGCCTATCTGACCGTGCAAGTGACCCGGCAGATCACGATCCTCCCCGGCGGTGTCGGGATCGTCGAGGTCGCGCTCGCCTCCGCGCTCATCGTGCAGGGCGCCGCAGCGGGTCCGGCAGCGGCCGCCGTGCTGCTGTACCGATTGGCTTCGCAGTGGTTACCCATGTTGCTGGGCGTCGGCCCACTCGTCTGGCTGATGCGGCGTGAGCGTACGGCCGACGCACAGCGTGCGGCTCTCGCGCCGTAA
- a CDS encoding NAD(P)/FAD-dependent oxidoreductase, with product MPATNRPSVAVIGSGVSGLSAAYLLSRTHRVSVLESDSRVGGHAHTHQVSGSRGRPLSIDTGFVVMNQVTYPNLTRLFRELGVRTRPAEMSMSITCGQCGLSYAGGSGIGGILAQPGRLRDARFRRLLSQVPRFHRDARRLLASARPEDRELTWGEFLTRRRYGAYFVQHFAIPLVACVWSCGHDDAFAYPARHLFQFLEHHGMLQITGSPTWRTVVGGSHSYVSRIVAQLSDVRVDCPVTAVQRHDDGVDVRTPVGVERFDRVVVATHAEQAAELLADATPQEKDDLTAIGYSSNETWLHRDESVLPETPRARASWNYRLSSCHGGSEGVTVSYWMNRLQGLDDDVQHIVTLGADGRVDPDQVSARMTYAHPIFTAEAVESARRLRAAGGDRLAFAGAHLGWGFHEDGCRSGAAAAAKFGVAW from the coding sequence ATGCCGGCGACTAATCGTCCGAGCGTAGCGGTCATCGGATCGGGTGTGTCCGGTCTGAGCGCCGCGTATCTGTTGAGTCGAACTCACCGCGTGAGCGTGCTGGAGTCAGATAGCCGGGTCGGCGGTCATGCGCATACCCACCAGGTGTCGGGCAGTCGCGGGCGACCGCTCAGCATCGACACCGGCTTTGTCGTGATGAACCAGGTGACCTATCCCAACCTGACCCGACTCTTTCGTGAGCTCGGGGTGCGCACCCGTCCTGCAGAGATGAGCATGAGCATCACCTGTGGGCAGTGCGGTCTGTCATACGCCGGTGGCAGCGGGATCGGCGGCATCCTGGCGCAACCCGGCCGGCTTCGCGACGCTCGCTTCCGCCGGTTGCTTTCCCAAGTCCCGCGGTTCCATCGCGACGCGCGTCGGCTGCTGGCCAGCGCTCGGCCCGAAGACCGCGAGTTGACCTGGGGTGAGTTCCTGACCCGGCGCCGCTACGGGGCGTACTTCGTCCAGCATTTCGCGATCCCGCTCGTGGCGTGCGTGTGGTCGTGCGGCCACGATGACGCGTTCGCGTACCCAGCGCGTCATTTGTTCCAGTTCCTTGAACATCACGGAATGCTGCAGATTACTGGGTCACCGACCTGGCGCACGGTCGTCGGCGGATCACACAGTTACGTGTCCCGAATCGTCGCGCAGTTGTCGGACGTACGAGTGGATTGCCCGGTCACCGCGGTGCAGCGCCATGACGACGGGGTCGACGTACGCACGCCGGTGGGTGTCGAGCGTTTTGATCGAGTCGTGGTGGCCACGCACGCGGAGCAGGCGGCCGAGTTGCTCGCCGACGCCACACCTCAGGAGAAGGATGACCTGACAGCCATCGGTTACTCCTCGAACGAGACCTGGCTGCATCGAGACGAATCGGTACTGCCGGAGACTCCGCGTGCGCGAGCATCGTGGAACTACCGGCTGTCGAGCTGCCACGGTGGATCAGAAGGAGTCACGGTCAGCTACTGGATGAACCGACTACAAGGCCTGGACGACGATGTCCAGCACATTGTCACGCTCGGAGCTGACGGACGAGTCGATCCCGATCAGGTGAGTGCGCGAATGACTTACGCTCATCCGATCTTCACCGCGGAGGCCGTCGAATCGGCACGTCGGTTGCGCGCGGCCGGTGGCGATCGCCTTGCCTTTGCCGGCGCACACCTGGGCTGGGGGTTTCACGAGGACGGGTGCCGGTCAGGCGCCGCGGCAGCAGCAAAGTTTGGTGTCGCATGGTGA
- a CDS encoding DUF1365 domain-containing protein yields MVTITGLPPIPALVVGEVIHSRRTPIRHALRHRAYQWLVDIDDLPKFPRWLRPLTRFRAADHLDGGRLGGGMRGDLTRFLGRRGVRLRPTDRVLMLANARVLGHVFDPLSVFWCLSESGTIRAIVFEVHNTYGERHAYLLRTDSAGRARTDKAFYVSPFNDRSGHYDVRLRLAHDRVDVTIGLMRDGQRIFTGISRGIPRPTTRGAVLRVTGTHLFMTQRISALIRLHGIWLWLRRLPVVPRVAHTEEGVR; encoded by the coding sequence ATGGTGACTATTACGGGCTTGCCACCGATCCCGGCTCTCGTCGTCGGCGAAGTCATCCACAGCCGTCGTACGCCCATCAGGCACGCCCTCCGCCATCGCGCGTACCAGTGGCTCGTCGACATCGACGACCTACCGAAGTTTCCGCGGTGGCTGCGGCCGCTCACGCGCTTCCGCGCAGCAGATCACCTCGATGGTGGCCGCCTCGGCGGCGGAATGCGCGGTGATCTGACCCGGTTCCTTGGTCGGCGCGGAGTCCGGTTGCGCCCGACCGACCGCGTGCTGATGCTGGCGAACGCCCGTGTGCTCGGGCATGTGTTCGACCCGCTGTCGGTGTTCTGGTGTTTGAGCGAAAGCGGCACCATCCGGGCGATCGTATTTGAAGTACACAACACCTACGGCGAACGGCACGCGTACCTATTGCGGACCGATAGTGCAGGGCGCGCCCGTACAGACAAAGCCTTCTACGTCTCACCGTTCAATGACCGCTCGGGTCATTACGACGTCCGGCTGCGGCTGGCGCATGACCGAGTCGACGTCACTATCGGTCTGATGCGTGACGGTCAACGTATCTTCACCGGGATCTCCCGCGGGATTCCGCGGCCGACTACCCGCGGCGCCGTGTTGCGAGTCACCGGCACCCACTTGTTCATGACGCAGCGCATCAGCGCGCTGATCCGACTACACGGCATTTGGCTCTGGTTGCGAAGGCTGCCGGTCGTTCCTCGGGTTGCGCACACCGAGGAGGGCGTTCGATGA
- a CDS encoding molybdopterin-dependent oxidoreductase: MKNWRYAAAGLVSGLAGLGIAQLVAVLVNPGSSPVLAIGTTVIDLTPQPVKQWAITTFGSADKVFLLSVIGIVAALLFAAAGLLARRWIGWGSGVIAVIGAVCIAAALLRPSASLLWAIPSLVAITVAIGVLIALTKALAVVDRNGSAATDPAADRDDSAHRSSRRSFLKLGGAAATVGAVSLLAGQWLIANAQKAVKIALPRAASPLPKLPTGLEEKVPGISAFRTPSNDFYRVDTALIVPSIDPTDWSLTIDGDVDNPMVLSFEDLTSYEVIERDITMTCVSNEVGGPYVGAARWLGVRVSDVLADAGVRDGVDQILSQDVDGMTISTPIEALTDDREALLAFGINGAQLSRERGFPVRLVTPRLYGFVGSTKWLTSLTATTYAKQQAYWTERGWDTDGTIHTQARIDVPKPLAEVTVGEPGFVGGVAWAQGRSIAKVEVKVGDGPWQQATLGPDAGIDYWRQWYLPWTPESGSQRLQVRATDGTGAVQTDQKAPPYPSGATGQQSLIVKGV, from the coding sequence ATGAAGAACTGGCGATATGCGGCGGCAGGTCTGGTATCGGGACTCGCAGGACTCGGCATCGCGCAACTCGTCGCGGTCCTGGTCAACCCGGGATCGTCGCCGGTGCTTGCGATCGGAACGACGGTCATCGACCTCACGCCACAGCCGGTCAAGCAGTGGGCGATCACGACGTTTGGCAGCGCAGACAAGGTATTTCTGCTGAGCGTGATCGGCATCGTCGCCGCGCTGCTGTTCGCCGCGGCGGGGCTGCTTGCCCGGCGATGGATCGGGTGGGGCTCAGGTGTTATCGCGGTCATCGGGGCCGTGTGCATCGCCGCCGCGCTACTTCGGCCGAGCGCCAGCCTACTTTGGGCGATCCCGTCGCTCGTCGCGATTACCGTTGCGATCGGGGTGCTGATCGCGTTGACAAAGGCGTTGGCAGTTGTTGACCGCAACGGCTCTGCAGCTACCGATCCCGCCGCAGATCGGGACGATTCCGCGCATCGGTCGAGTCGCCGCTCCTTCCTGAAGCTTGGTGGTGCCGCCGCGACCGTCGGCGCGGTGAGTCTGCTGGCAGGTCAGTGGCTGATCGCGAATGCGCAGAAGGCGGTGAAGATCGCGCTGCCGCGCGCCGCATCTCCGCTGCCCAAACTGCCAACTGGACTGGAAGAGAAGGTGCCAGGGATCAGCGCGTTTCGCACCCCGAGCAACGATTTCTACCGTGTAGACACCGCGTTGATCGTGCCGTCAATCGACCCCACCGACTGGAGTCTCACCATCGACGGCGACGTGGACAACCCGATGGTGCTCAGCTTCGAGGACCTGACGTCGTACGAGGTCATCGAACGCGACATCACCATGACGTGTGTGTCGAATGAGGTCGGCGGTCCGTACGTCGGCGCGGCACGCTGGTTAGGAGTGCGGGTCAGTGACGTGCTGGCCGACGCCGGCGTACGCGACGGTGTCGATCAGATCTTGTCGCAAGACGTCGACGGAATGACGATCTCCACGCCGATCGAGGCACTCACCGACGACCGAGAGGCACTACTGGCGTTCGGGATAAACGGCGCGCAGCTTTCCCGTGAGCGGGGGTTCCCCGTCCGGCTAGTGACTCCGCGCCTGTACGGCTTCGTCGGTTCGACGAAGTGGCTGACCTCATTGACCGCGACGACGTACGCGAAGCAGCAGGCCTACTGGACCGAGCGAGGGTGGGACACCGACGGAACGATCCACACGCAGGCGCGGATCGACGTCCCGAAACCGCTCGCGGAGGTCACCGTCGGCGAGCCAGGCTTTGTCGGTGGCGTCGCGTGGGCACAAGGCCGCAGCATCGCAAAGGTAGAGGTAAAGGTCGGCGACGGTCCGTGGCAACAGGCCACGTTGGGTCCGGACGCAGGCATCGACTACTGGCGCCAGTGGTATCTGCCGTGGACGCCGGAAAGCGGTTCGCAACGCCTGCAGGTGCGGGCTACCGACGGGACTGGTGCGGTGCAGACCGACCAGAAGGCGCCGCCGTACCCCTCTGGGGCAACTGGACAGCAGTCGCTCATCGTGAAAGGCGTCTGA
- a CDS encoding fasciclin domain-containing protein, which yields MKRTLRGTAAAAIVALPLLLTACGSDSDSADTNGSSQDTSSEQDSDMGEDSSDEAMPEENGADEDGADAASMPFGPGCAAVPEDGAGSFDGMAADPVATAASNNPALSTLVSAVQAADLVDTLNSAEDITVFAPTDDAFGAVPTETLDAAMADPSGLLTTVLTNHVVEGRLAPDQLAGEHETLGGGTITVTGSGEDFMVGEASVVCGNVQTANATVYIIDQVLLPA from the coding sequence ATGAAGCGAACCCTCCGAGGGACTGCTGCTGCGGCAATCGTTGCACTTCCCCTGCTACTGACCGCCTGCGGGAGCGATTCCGACAGCGCGGATACGAACGGCTCGTCTCAGGACACTTCGTCCGAGCAGGACTCGGACATGGGCGAGGATTCCTCGGACGAGGCAATGCCCGAAGAGAATGGCGCCGATGAGGACGGTGCCGACGCGGCGAGTATGCCGTTCGGCCCCGGATGCGCAGCGGTCCCCGAGGATGGCGCGGGTTCCTTCGACGGTATGGCGGCCGATCCGGTCGCTACCGCAGCCAGCAATAATCCGGCCCTGTCCACTCTGGTGTCGGCAGTCCAGGCGGCTGACTTGGTTGACACGCTCAACTCGGCGGAGGACATCACCGTGTTCGCGCCGACCGACGACGCGTTCGGCGCGGTGCCGACGGAGACCTTGGACGCCGCGATGGCTGATCCGAGCGGACTGTTGACGACGGTGCTCACCAACCATGTGGTGGAGGGGCGCCTGGCTCCGGACCAGCTTGCCGGCGAACACGAGACCCTCGGTGGCGGCACGATCACGGTGACTGGATCCGGCGAGGACTTCATGGTCGGTGAGGCGAGCGTCGTTTGCGGCAATGTGCAGACGGCGAACGCGACGGTGTACATCATCGATCAAGTACTGCTTCCCGCGTAA
- the sigK gene encoding ECF RNA polymerase sigma factor SigK, with protein sequence MIFEPRGERAAHDSAARPPVGEEELAQELLRRSSRGDEAAFAELYDLFGARIFGLIVRVVRDRAQSEEVTQEVFLQVWRNAARYRSQSGSATSWMLMMAHRRAVDRVRSAESSRRRDDEYAVGSVDRESDQTSETVERTMDGQRVVRALDTLTEVQRSAIELAYFGGYTHKEVAALLDLPLGTAKTRIRDGLIRLRDALGVAR encoded by the coding sequence ATGATCTTCGAACCAAGAGGCGAGCGGGCGGCGCACGATAGCGCCGCGCGCCCGCCGGTCGGAGAAGAGGAATTGGCGCAGGAGTTACTGCGTCGATCCAGTCGCGGCGATGAGGCTGCATTTGCCGAACTGTACGACCTGTTCGGCGCGCGAATCTTCGGGCTGATAGTGCGAGTAGTTCGAGACCGAGCTCAGTCCGAGGAGGTCACTCAGGAAGTGTTCCTGCAGGTATGGCGCAACGCTGCTCGGTATCGCTCGCAGAGCGGGTCCGCGACGTCCTGGATGCTGATGATGGCGCATCGGCGCGCGGTGGACCGAGTGCGTTCTGCCGAGTCGTCGAGGCGCCGCGATGATGAGTATGCCGTCGGCAGTGTCGATCGCGAGAGTGACCAGACCAGCGAGACGGTCGAGCGGACAATGGACGGCCAGCGCGTCGTACGAGCCCTGGACACGCTGACGGAGGTGCAGCGCTCCGCAATCGAGTTGGCGTACTTCGGCGGGTACACACATAAAGAAGTTGCCGCTCTGCTGGATCTACCGTTAGGTACGGCCAAGACGCGGATCCGCGACGGGCTTATACGGCTTAGAGACGCATTGGGGGTGGCGCGATGA
- a CDS encoding anti-sigma factor domain-containing protein, translating to MKDDDRRLSGAYAADAVTDEERAAHEELMREDPELAEETESLVDAVSELSKISEQSPPAYLRDDVLNAIKSVRPLPPLADDETPQRPVDEQVQSVDPETAAAPRASAGPQDVPDPSEGVDRGGAVDPSEAAGTVDLGRRRARRRGAWMGAIAAAAAALVAVVVILGQRDGTPTNQAEAVISASDVTSQTANVDDWTATLYLSQVQEKAVISSEQMPDAPEGKDFQVWLMHDDEAITSAGVMPRTHGEGQEYVVNGVSGQVTAIAISEEPAGGSPGPTTDPFIVVDLA from the coding sequence ATGAAGGACGACGATCGTCGCCTGAGCGGCGCGTACGCCGCCGACGCCGTAACCGACGAAGAGCGCGCGGCGCATGAGGAACTCATGCGGGAAGACCCCGAGCTTGCCGAGGAGACCGAATCGCTGGTCGATGCCGTATCCGAACTGAGCAAGATCAGCGAGCAATCGCCCCCCGCGTACCTTCGTGATGACGTGCTCAACGCGATCAAGTCTGTGCGTCCGTTGCCTCCGTTGGCCGATGACGAGACTCCGCAGCGCCCTGTTGATGAACAGGTTCAGAGTGTCGACCCGGAAACAGCTGCCGCGCCACGTGCGAGCGCTGGTCCACAGGACGTCCCCGATCCGAGCGAGGGAGTCGATCGGGGTGGGGCTGTCGATCCAAGCGAGGCCGCCGGAACCGTCGACCTCGGCCGCCGGCGCGCGCGTCGACGGGGTGCGTGGATGGGCGCGATTGCTGCGGCCGCCGCGGCGCTCGTCGCGGTCGTGGTCATCCTCGGGCAGCGCGATGGCACTCCGACGAATCAGGCGGAGGCGGTAATCAGCGCCTCGGATGTCACCAGCCAGACAGCGAACGTCGACGACTGGACGGCGACACTGTATTTATCGCAGGTGCAAGAGAAGGCAGTTATCTCGAGTGAGCAGATGCCCGACGCGCCGGAGGGTAAAGACTTCCAGGTGTGGCTCATGCACGACGATGAGGCGATTACGAGTGCTGGTGTCATGCCTCGCACCCATGGCGAGGGGCAGGAGTACGTAGTCAACGGCGTTTCCGGCCAGGTCACCGCGATCGCGATCTCCGAGGAACCGGCCGGAGGGTCGCCGGGACCGACTACCGACCCCTTCATCGTTGTCGACTTGGCATGA
- a CDS encoding VaFE repeat-containing surface-anchored protein, translated as MRRWLAVASAAVLAFAGVLTSSMAAGADIEVGDEVWVGHSSANQGYGGTALFPIYSPVPDDLNNPGEPDLWAYCIEHNVEAGWGREGVVHDVADYLGDNNFTDPAVQQMVYWVLAHSYPAMSLEEFGAAAGVPGISANDAIEATQYAIWRYTDLSYDAPWAWETADSEAAYWYLVNGANASGGGLQLEDIQPTVSITGPTEPQEEGTLVGPFTVSTNQPSASVHVNPTFTLADASGDPIDPSNVVDGQQFYLDLRSYGAEGSAYLTASASGSSSTGKIVNIVPGVDDDPHAQTIILVTPHTTTVDSSVTVSWTGKSSPVLNPSIGTSLVDQADGDRVLPAEGGTVVDTVTYEQLQPNTEYTLTGELMDKATGEGTGITGSTTFTTTGYSGSVDVEFTVPVGFAGKSLVAFEYLTLNGEQVASHEDIDDPAQTVTVEAEVVLVPSIGTSLVDQADGDRVLPAEGGTVVDTVSYEQLLPDTEYTLTGELMDKATGEGTGITGSTTFTSSATGAGSVDVEFTVPVGFAGKSLVAFEYLTLNGEQVASHEDIDDPAQTVTVEAEDAPTTPNETEAPTDGDGDSPSDGSPNEGPSEGSPNDGSSDDVVPSDDVPSPELAQTGFSLAPMLSVAGILLAAGLGAAFIGHRTRNS; from the coding sequence GTGCGGCGATGGCTTGCGGTCGCGTCCGCCGCTGTGCTCGCGTTTGCTGGCGTGCTGACCTCCTCGATGGCCGCCGGCGCCGACATAGAGGTCGGCGATGAGGTCTGGGTTGGTCATTCCTCGGCTAATCAAGGTTACGGTGGCACCGCGCTCTTTCCCATCTACAGCCCGGTTCCGGACGATCTGAACAATCCGGGTGAGCCAGATCTGTGGGCCTACTGCATCGAGCACAACGTGGAGGCAGGTTGGGGCCGGGAAGGCGTGGTCCACGATGTAGCTGACTACCTTGGCGACAACAACTTCACGGACCCCGCTGTCCAGCAGATGGTGTACTGGGTGCTCGCACATAGCTACCCTGCAATGAGTCTTGAGGAGTTCGGTGCGGCAGCCGGGGTACCCGGCATCTCGGCCAATGATGCGATTGAGGCCACCCAGTATGCAATTTGGCGCTACACCGACCTCAGCTATGACGCGCCGTGGGCCTGGGAAACAGCTGACTCCGAAGCCGCGTATTGGTACTTGGTAAACGGCGCCAACGCGAGCGGCGGTGGCCTGCAACTGGAGGATATTCAACCGACCGTCTCGATCACCGGACCGACTGAACCACAAGAAGAAGGCACCCTCGTCGGCCCGTTCACGGTGTCGACCAACCAGCCGAGCGCGAGTGTGCACGTCAACCCGACGTTTACCCTCGCGGACGCGAGCGGGGACCCGATTGACCCCAGCAACGTCGTCGACGGCCAGCAGTTCTATCTCGACCTGCGCAGCTACGGCGCTGAGGGATCCGCATACCTCACCGCATCTGCATCAGGTTCGTCCTCGACGGGCAAGATTGTCAACATCGTTCCGGGTGTGGATGACGATCCGCACGCTCAGACGATCATCCTGGTCACCCCGCACACTACGACCGTTGACTCCTCGGTGACAGTCAGCTGGACGGGTAAGTCCAGCCCTGTCCTGAACCCGTCGATCGGCACGTCACTGGTTGACCAGGCTGATGGTGATCGGGTGTTGCCGGCTGAGGGTGGGACGGTTGTTGACACGGTCACCTATGAGCAGCTGCAGCCGAATACTGAGTACACGTTGACGGGTGAGTTGATGGATAAGGCGACCGGTGAGGGTACGGGTATTACCGGTTCCACTACGTTCACGACCACTGGGTACTCAGGTTCGGTGGATGTTGAGTTCACGGTTCCGGTTGGGTTTGCCGGTAAGTCGTTGGTGGCCTTTGAGTATTTGACGTTGAACGGTGAGCAGGTGGCTTCGCATGAGGACATCGATGATCCGGCTCAGACGGTGACGGTTGAGGCTGAGGTTGTGTTGGTGCCGTCGATCGGTACGTCGTTGGTGGATCAGGCTGATGGTGATCGGGTGTTGCCGGCTGAGGGTGGGACGGTTGTTGACACGGTCTCCTATGAGCAGTTGCTTCCGGATACTGAGTACACGTTGACGGGTGAGTTGATGGATAAGGCGACCGGTGAGGGTACGGGTATCACTGGTTCGACGACGTTTACCAGTAGCGCTACCGGTGCGGGTTCGGTGGATGTTGAGTTCACGGTTCCGGTTGGGTTTGCCGGTAAGTCGTTGGTGGCCTTTGAGTATTTGACGTTGAACGGTGAGCAGGTGGCTTCGCATGAGGACATCGATGATCCGGCTCAGACGGTGACCGTTGAGGCCGAGGATGCGCCGACAACCCCCAACGAGACTGAGGCGCCGACCGATGGGGACGGCGACTCCCCGAGCGATGGCTCTCCGAATGAAGGCCCGAGCGAAGGATCGCCGAACGATGGTTCGTCGGATGATGTAGTTCCTTCGGACGATGTTCCTTCGCCCGAACTCGCTCAGACTGGCTTCTCGCTCGCACCGATGCTGTCGGTTGCAGGCATACTGCTGGCCGCTGGACTCGGCGCGGCGTTCATCGGACACCGCACCCGAAACAGCTAA